The genomic window CAAGCCATCTAAGTTCCCTGTTGCGTTCATTTACATGTATTTCTGGGaagggatctggacaggatTTTAAACAGAGGTGACCAGTTGGGTGGTCAGTGGAGGGAGATCAAGCATCATTAGGGGCTTCTAAGATCTACCCCTCGCCTAAAGCTTACAACATCCAGCGATAGAGAGCACCACCTTAAATTCACTTTCTTAAAACCCAACTGTGTTTGTTCCCCTTTGCttctttctattaaaaaaaaacttaaaaacgTCCCCAGATAAATACCATCCGCTCCCGCACTTCATTACTCCTCTCACTTCTCGGCCCCCCGCATCACGTCCCGCTCGGGGGCCGCCCTCCCACTCCCGCAGCgccgccggcccggcccggcccggcccggcccggcccccctGCGGGCGCGCCCTGAAGGCGATGGCCGCACTCCGGGCGGCGGGGCGTCTCCCGGGCCCTCCCACCGCGGCCGAGCGGGGCCGGCCCGAGCCGAGCGGGACAGAGCCGAGCCGAGCGGTACCGGAACAAGCCGAGCGGCACCATGCTGGGCATGGTGAAGAACTCCCTGCTGAGCACGGTGGAGGCATGGCCCTACCGGCTGCTGAGCAAGGGCGAGAAGGTCTGTGGCGGGGCGGGCGGCCGGCGCTGTGCCCTGCGCCAGCGGGGCCGGATAAGGCGCTGCGAGGGGAAGCGGGAATCACCTTCTGGCAGCGTGTCCAgccccctctccttccccaggagCAGGTCAGCTACGAGGAGAGAGCGTGCGAGGGCGGGCGGTTTGCGGCGGTGGAGTTGGTGGGGAAGTCATTCGACGAAGCCTCGAAGGAAGGGGCAGTCAAGCTCCTCAAGTACGTCGGAGGAAGCAACGACAAGGGTGAGAgatgctgcctgccccgggtACCTCGGTGGATGTTGGTAATTGAGGATTGGTGAAGCAGGATGCATGGAGTGGATGGCACTGCGGGTCTGCCTGGCTGTGGCTCCCGGCGCTGGGGGTCTGTGATGGGGATGGCTCCTCACTGGGAAAAGTAAAGTTGCCACAGTTTAAATCGTGCCCAGCTAACTCACAGTGTGAGACCGTTTATAACCCATCTCTGTTTCAGggtaaaatttcaaaaattatttgccTTAGCAGGAATCTTGGAGCTGGTATAACATGAGGACAGACAGACGTGTCTGTCAGAGCTCCCTGGGTGAGCAGTAGCTGATGAAATACAAAGTATCTGGGACACTTCGGTACTTTGATGTGGCCTTTGTAGGTAGTGAAATAACTGTTACAGCGCTGATACTTTATCTGGAGATTTTTATTCAAAAAGAGGTAATGAACTTCCTTTTAAATGGTATTTCATGATGTTTTATAACAGTGCTTCCAGGTGATTGCTTCTAATTCTCATTTTACTAAAGTATGTGCATTTTAACCATTTGCAGCAGGAGAAGACTATATAGAGTATTTCTGAGGCATATACATGTGCTCACACACCTTTCCCCAGTGTCTAGTAGAGGTACTGATATAGTCTCTATGGGAATGGAACATGGATGCAGTGGGAAATGGCATTTACAGCAGAATGTTTTGGAAAGAAGATGATCACTGTTGCTGTAGTAGAAAAGGTGTCTTCTATATCTATACCATGTGACACCAACACAGGTATggtataaaaggaaaataaatgagaaagatGGCTTGATCTCAACTGGTTTTGTGGCTGCCTGATCCTGAGATTTGGAGGTTCCCTACTGCTGCAAGAagagtgaagaaaaatgtgCTAATGAGCACAAGAAAAGCATGCGGTTTCTGGAGTGTGGACAGCACGGACAGTCCTGCTTAAATACATAACAACACTGAGTTTTGGGGCACTGGAGCTTGTAGGATGTATGAAAGGATTTGAAAGGGTTTAAGAGAAGGCTCCTGTCACCCAGTATTGGCTATGGGCTCAGATGTAGATTTTTATGTGCCGCTGGCCTGCCCCGAAACTATAGACCCTGTTGTGTTAGAAGTGATTTGTCAGAACAGTGTCACAGAGAACTGCAAAACCAGCACCATTAATAAAAAGCCCTCTGGAGGTCAGCTGAGGCCCTTATCTCTCAGGGTCCCTGTGTGAAGAGGGAGCTTGGCCCAAGCAGAAGCCTGATACAACTGTTCTGCATGCCCCAGAGGAGCCCACTCCTGAATGACTACACAAGAAATTTAGTATGAGGAGTTTCCTTAAACTAAAATTAGCTTTTGTGAATCCCCTGTTAATTTTGTGAGTTCCTAAGAACCTCGACTTCTTTGGTAGTTTCTGTCTATCTCTTTCAGGGGTTGGAATGGGCATGACTGCTCCTGTCTCCATCACTGCCTTTCCTGCTGAAGATGGCTCCTTTCAGCAGAAAGTAAAGGTCTCTCTGCGGATACCAAGCCAGTTTCAAGACAACCCTCCTTGTCCTACTGATGAAAGCATTAAGATTGAAGAGAGAAAGGGGATGACCATTTATTCCACGTAAGGAATGCATCCTGGGATTTCCAGTTTCAAGTGCTGAGATCTTCAGCATATTCTGAAGAGCACTGTTTATTTTACCAAATGACTTGCTGGACAAGGGGTGCATGTGGTAAAAGGAGATGGAAGGGTATGCCTAGACTGAAGACAGGTGCTTTATGTAATATCTTACCTTTGGTTATGCTGCACTGAATTGGAATATGGATTTTTTCCACTGGTTAAACAGGTGTGGAGGTTCTGATTCATTTCTGTTACCTGAAAACTATTGTTTTCCCTACTTTCTGGTGTCCAGATGGTTCATAGTGATCCTTTGGTGTGATTCACATCAAACTACAGGTTTCAGTTGAAGTCTCATTTAGGTGGACTCCCACTAGGGTCCATCATGGAAACAAGCAGCCATTGCATTGCTTCAAATCACCTTTGAATGTCTTTGGCTCTTGACTGGAAGCCTGGACTCAAACTAGCATCACATTAGCAATAAGATTTTCCCCTTGTCTTTAATCCTTGGAAGTTCCTCTGCCCCCTTGCTTGAACTATTGGCTGACTCTGAACTGGTTCCTCCCTTGCTGGCAATTGCTGTTTGGCCTTTGCTCTACAAAGTGGGCGTGGGTCACTTCTGCAATATCAGGCTGTTTTGTCTCAAAGCTTGACACGGAGGCAAGGTGGTGAGGTGCAGGCTGATGTGGAAACAGTCCTGCTGGTGGGAGGTCAACACAAACCAGACTCATTCCAGACCACCCCTTTTAAATAGCATGGTGTGCTGTAATTGCCAGCATCTCTGTTGCTGGCAATTACCTCCTGTTTTTCTTGAGGAATATGGTTGTTGACAGCATTAGTTTAAGGACTGTAGTCTGAGCTGACTTGGAGATAACCTAGTGTCCCAGAAAGTTTGTCCCCTGATACGGTGTTGATGTAAAGGGCAGGGCCATTCTGCTGAGTGACTGTCCGTGGGGGATCTGTTTGGGGTCTGCCAATGAATGACTGCACTCTGGCTGTGTAACCCTTTGGACTTCATCTATCACAGATGAAGTGTGCTGGTTCACAATGAACAGTTCACGCATGAGTGTGTATTGGCAGGATCTGGACCAAAATGCGTGTCTAAATATGCAGTGGCTATATATTGTTCTCTCTGtcttcctttctgtgctttgcCAGGACTGCTCAACACCTCtttgtgtttgatttctttGCAGACAGTTTGGTGGCTATGCCAAAGAGACAGATTATGTGAACTATGCTGCCAAGCTGAAGGCTGCTCTGGGGAGTGAAGCTGCATACCGCAAGGATTTCTACTTGTGCAATGGTTATGACCCCCCTATGAAGCCTTATGGACGACGCAATGAGGTCTGGTTTGTGAAAGAGTGAACATCTGGCTCCCTGCGGTGCTGTCTTGCACTGATAACCTCCCAACACTATGTCCCTGTTCTCCTTAAAATAAACTAATAATTCAGCAGAGGTGAAAAACTATCATTGTCTTTCTCCACACCTATGCTTTAGTCTTTTATGGACCAACCATTTTAGAAGAACACTTGCTGACCCTTCTGATGGTCCTGCTCCTTCATTCCAGACTAGGACTTCAGCTACACAGACTCTCTTGatctctctgtgttttgcatttATCTCCTTTGTGCTCTCATAGTTCAATGCTGAGAAAGCCAAAAGTACTTAATTAGCAAGAATGGTGCCTGACAGGAGTCACGTCCGAGTGTTGGCAGACTATTAGTCTTACCTGAGACAGGCAGGGGACCATGATGAAAGTGCATACAGTGGCTTTTTTATCTCCTTGAGTTTGCTGCAGCtgtaaaatgctgcttttatctTTGCCATTCCACAAGCAGTCTAAAGGGACACAGGCATTGCTGCCAACACAgcacagtgaaaataaacatcTTTTATATTGATGTAAGAGTGCGCAGATCAACACTTCTGCCATCTGACTGAGAAGTGTCATTTAGAGAAAGATCCAGGTTTCTGTTTGCAGCTGTTCTTCTGCCTGAGATACGAGATATTTTGAAGTGTTCCGTGTCTTGATCTCAGCTTGCACCTGGAGACCTCAAGATCATTTCCTCACCTTCCTGTTACTTTTGTGTaatgtttctttaaaactaGCCTATACAAGGGCCAAAGCTAAAATGTGTGTGTTAATCTAATTGAATTAGAAAAATACAGGCTGGGAAGAAAGTAGATGCTTATTTGTAATCTGAAAGTGCATTTGAAGAATGGCAGACATATAGTGAAGCTACTGTGGGTGCCCATCTTTAAAAAACATCTCTTAAATGGTGTCAGTTTTTGAAGGGCTACTCAGAGCAGCTGTTTTCTttggagaagaaggaaaacaagactATTCTTGAAAACAGGGACTTACGTCAAATGATGAGTAGCTTGAGTAGCCTTTTGGAAATTTCAAATATAATAGCAAGTGTAGATCTTGTTTCAGAAAGACTAATAATGTTGAACTGTCAGGCATAAAACCAGCATTTTAGCTGTTGTCTATGCCAGGAATGCAACAGGATGCCCTCAGTTGGAACATGCTCCCACACCATGTTACTGTGGGTGCCTGTATAATTCATTACCTCCACTAAAAGAGGTGTGGTCCTCTGATGATTAAGTGCCCCAAAACTCAGGGGCTTTCCAAAAGCCATTTTACCCTGGAGCTGAAAGAGACAGTTGTCAGATGGCATGTTGGCTTCTGGCTGGTCAAGCTGTTTGCTTTCTGAGAACAAATCCAGCAGTAAAAGGAGAAAACCTGAGTTTCTGTtgtgctttcattttctctcttgctgAGCTATATAAGAGCTTTGCTGTGTACCTCATGAGAGAGTTTCAGTCCCCTGTGTGCAAGAGTAGCTAGTTCAAGATGGGAAAAAAGATCAGGTATcatttaattaagaaaaaacaacaagGGAAGACCTATTGGCTGTAGTTAGTGATTGcagtgcagaggaggaagaattGAAAGAGAAATCAAGGACAAAGAACTGGGCTTTTGAATGAATGTTTTAAGGAACAAATGTCCTATTAAGCCCATTCCTGAATTCAGAAGGACCTATGAATGTCCTCTATTATTTTTACCTGTGTGGATGAGGAATGGAGGAGAACAGTGCTGTCTAGTGTATGCATTCCCAGGTTCAATTTGGAACTTGTGTGTAGACTGTGGATATAGTCCTTTCTGGCTGACAGTGGTGAATGTCCTGCAATGATCAAAACCTTGAAATTTCTCAAAATTCATTCTGTGAAATCTCTAATGTTAGGAAGACCAATAATAAACCTTGAACAGAACTGCACAACTTATCAGAatggtgtttttttaataacatgcacacacactaaACAGAGAGTGAGAGCTTCTGCCCCAACCATGAGAGTAATTCATCCAGCCCTGCTTCCTGGACTTTTGCATGTGGCAGGCAGGATAAGAGTTTCATAGGAAGTGTTAAATTATATCAAAGCCTTATGCAAAATTAATTGCCTTTTCTATATGCAAAGATGCCTgtattttgtctgtgttttctagggttttgaaataaataaaatataatacagTAATTTGCAACTTCTGTGCTGATCATTGACTTTGTGAGCTCCGT from Pithys albifrons albifrons isolate INPA30051 chromosome 3, PitAlb_v1, whole genome shotgun sequence includes these protein-coding regions:
- the HEBP1 gene encoding heme-binding protein 1 is translated as MLGMVKNSLLSTVEAWPYRLLSKGEKEQVSYEERACEGGRFAAVELVGKSFDEASKEGAVKLLKYVGGSNDKGVGMGMTAPVSITAFPAEDGSFQQKVKVSLRIPSQFQDNPPCPTDESIKIEERKGMTIYSTQFGGYAKETDYVNYAAKLKAALGSEAAYRKDFYLCNGYDPPMKPYGRRNEVWFVKE